A single region of the Chroococcidiopsis thermalis PCC 7203 genome encodes:
- a CDS encoding peptidoglycan-binding domain-containing protein, translating to MKTSAKIALTVASIGIVSFGGLLQSVSARQSQHPVAVIPQHDSPAKTPVLKIGSKGAAVAQAQKILKQEGFYKGAINGVFSSEMQSAVIAFQKSERIKPSGVIDSKTQAALR from the coding sequence ATGAAAACTTCAGCAAAAATCGCTCTCACAGTAGCTTCTATTGGTATAGTCAGTTTTGGTGGACTGCTGCAAAGTGTATCCGCACGACAATCGCAACATCCAGTTGCAGTAATACCTCAACATGATTCGCCTGCCAAGACTCCGGTGCTAAAAATCGGTAGCAAGGGAGCGGCAGTGGCGCAGGCTCAGAAAATTCTGAAACAAGAAGGTTTTTACAAAGGAGCGATTAACGGTGTTTTCAGCAGCGAGATGCAATCCGCCGTTATTGCTTTTCAAAAGTCCGAACGTATAAAGCCTTCTGGTGTCATTGATTCTAAAACTCAAGCTGCCTTGAGATAG
- a CDS encoding poly-gamma-glutamate biosynthesis protein PgsC/CapC — translation MFESLNTPEVSRLALVIGAFTSVAYKNIYGINPGGVIVPGFIIILFLISPIWCITTLVLSFVIYFIYKRFLEQTSYKRKTPMYVLSFLSLGVANLIALLYIQLGWLVDSLDSLSGTLLPAVIAFTFTKQQINKVVKGIALTTLFTAFILFATYGLFSYLFDLDFDTLKPLYLGKEIIEFKYPFIHFYITLAVGYLIYRYKDIRPGGYMVAPIAAVLLIHPLTAITFLLGCLIVYTITQLICKFTLIVGLKRYTLALFLSTIYVWITELLFLYFDSTILPFKGSNIYVIVTIMSYVNDTILYSKKEIKFYIFVTVIAAIIDYILTESLPELLAS, via the coding sequence ATGTTTGAGTCATTAAATACTCCAGAGGTCAGTAGATTAGCTCTAGTCATTGGAGCTTTTACATCTGTTGCTTACAAAAACATTTATGGAATAAATCCAGGAGGAGTAATTGTTCCTGGCTTCATTATTATCTTATTTTTGATATCGCCAATTTGGTGTATTACTACCTTAGTTTTATCATTTGTTATTTACTTTATTTACAAACGCTTTCTAGAGCAAACGAGTTATAAACGTAAAACTCCTATGTATGTTCTGTCATTTCTTTCTCTAGGAGTTGCCAATCTAATTGCACTCTTGTATATCCAACTAGGTTGGTTGGTTGACTCCCTTGATAGTCTTTCTGGTACTTTACTTCCAGCAGTTATTGCTTTTACCTTTACTAAACAACAGATAAATAAAGTCGTAAAAGGCATAGCTTTAACTACATTGTTTACTGCTTTTATTTTATTTGCAACATACGGTTTGTTTTCCTACTTGTTTGATTTGGATTTTGACACATTAAAACCTTTGTATCTTGGAAAAGAGATAATAGAGTTCAAATATCCTTTTATCCATTTCTATATAACTTTAGCGGTCGGCTATTTAATTTATCGCTATAAAGATATTCGTCCAGGTGGTTACATGGTAGCTCCAATTGCTGCTGTACTACTCATCCATCCTTTGACAGCCATCACTTTCTTACTAGGATGTTTGATCGTCTATACTATTACGCAACTTATTTGCAAATTTACTCTAATTGTCGGATTAAAACGCTATACTTTGGCTCTTTTTTTGAGTACGATATATGTCTGGATTACCGAACTTTTGTTTCTTTATTTCGACTCTACTATTTTGCCTTTCAAGGGCAGCAATATTTACGTTATAGTTACCATAATGTCTTACGTAAATGACACTATTTTGTATTCTAAGAAAGAAATAAAATTTTATATTTTTGTAACTGTTATAGCAGCAATAATTGATTATATTTTAACCGAAAGTTTACCAGAATTACTTGCGAGCTAA
- a CDS encoding HlyD family secretion protein, protein MEIKQPTREHRAYLRVTAPARVAIDGCNYTVNNWSIGGLCISDFSQTTLVGDCLPIQFSLSFKGGINISTNTLIEVVWISSDTKKLGVRFLNLTKIETEFLQQAIDSLQTGEIIPLETIEGINNRDETSNSSQLESTKPALNRNNYKLVLSSVGYIFAGGAIVFYTLLSLQKSFTQMEIKSAALTQPIEPVISTNSGTLSQLYVREGMKVQAGQPLLRINDEEIARSNIDNEINNVNAIARNKIDNIDALNQKIELSRLELAEAEAALQKVAALRQREIEKLQLAKLVNQNKLNAARAKFDSLTIQYKAAKNSLSRLTTLLQAGAVSNEMVETANAKLAEIEGNLKIAKAELEIAQAAASSLNNGDYYNGSAFVGELSRLTVDVKDAERKVKIAASRAIALSQEREQYKKEVQNLERQKEILRQPGRTLGNRKEKNPFYSIYTSPTSGTIVRIAKSPGNKVTRNEPLILLQPEIAQPIIEAYLTQDQVTQVSIGDKVTAVIPELGRSYQAQIVNIDRTGGLLDEVRGQYQFQGSEDQSAYVKLLITDMNRDEKSKLTAGMPVKLEIAKRLNIFERLGFFNRNVK, encoded by the coding sequence ATGGAAATCAAGCAACCAACCCGCGAACACCGTGCTTATCTTCGAGTTACTGCACCCGCTAGAGTAGCCATCGATGGATGCAACTATACAGTAAATAATTGGAGTATCGGCGGACTTTGTATCAGTGATTTTTCTCAGACAACACTAGTAGGAGATTGTTTACCTATTCAATTCTCTTTAAGCTTTAAAGGAGGAATTAATATTTCAACAAATACGTTAATTGAAGTGGTATGGATTTCAAGCGACACAAAAAAATTAGGAGTGCGTTTTTTAAATTTAACAAAAATTGAAACAGAGTTTTTACAGCAAGCAATCGATAGTTTGCAGACGGGTGAGATTATTCCTTTGGAAACTATTGAGGGCATCAACAATCGAGACGAAACTTCAAACAGCAGTCAACTTGAATCTACTAAACCAGCCTTAAATAGAAATAACTATAAGCTTGTATTATCCTCTGTAGGATATATATTTGCTGGAGGAGCGATCGTTTTTTATACTCTGTTGTCTTTACAAAAATCTTTCACTCAAATGGAAATTAAGTCTGCCGCCTTGACCCAACCAATCGAACCTGTTATCTCTACCAACTCAGGAACGCTTAGTCAACTTTATGTGCGTGAGGGAATGAAAGTTCAGGCTGGTCAACCATTATTGCGGATAAATGACGAAGAAATAGCTCGCTCTAATATTGACAATGAAATTAATAACGTTAACGCGATCGCCCGTAATAAGATTGATAATATTGACGCTTTAAATCAAAAGATCGAACTCAGCCGCTTAGAGTTAGCTGAAGCCGAAGCCGCACTTCAAAAAGTAGCAGCTCTTAGACAACGAGAGATAGAAAAATTACAGCTTGCTAAACTCGTTAATCAAAATAAGTTGAATGCAGCTCGTGCTAAGTTCGATTCGCTTACTATTCAGTATAAAGCAGCAAAAAATAGTTTAAGCAGATTGACAACTTTACTTCAAGCTGGTGCTGTTAGCAATGAAATGGTGGAAACAGCTAATGCTAAGTTGGCTGAAATTGAAGGTAATCTCAAAATAGCAAAAGCTGAATTGGAAATTGCTCAAGCAGCTGCAAGTTCTCTTAACAATGGAGATTACTATAATGGTAGTGCTTTTGTTGGAGAACTATCGCGTCTCACAGTGGATGTAAAAGATGCAGAACGAAAAGTCAAAATAGCAGCTAGTAGAGCGATCGCGTTAAGTCAAGAAAGAGAACAGTATAAAAAGGAAGTGCAAAATCTAGAGAGACAAAAGGAAATTCTCAGACAACCAGGTCGAACATTGGGGAATCGGAAAGAGAAAAATCCTTTCTATTCTATTTACACATCTCCTACCTCTGGCACTATTGTAAGAATCGCTAAATCTCCTGGTAATAAAGTAACTCGTAACGAACCTTTAATACTATTACAACCTGAGATAGCTCAACCTATAATCGAGGCTTACTTAACGCAAGATCAAGTTACCCAAGTATCGATAGGTGACAAAGTAACAGCTGTTATTCCTGAATTAGGTAGAAGCTATCAAGCGCAAATAGTCAACATTGACCGAACTGGTGGGTTACTTGACGAAGTGAGAGGTCAATACCAGTTTCAGGGATCGGAAGACCAATCAGCTTACGTTAAGCTCCTCATTACAGATATGAATCGAGATGAAAAAAGTAAATTAACAGCAGGTATGCCTGTCAAACTTGAAATTGCAAAAAGACTGAATATTTTTGAGCGTTTAGGATTTTTCAATCGAAATGTCAAGTAG
- the pgsB gene encoding poly-gamma-glutamate synthase PgsB yields the protein MTIFLLFFISFYCYVLWILFDNFKFRKQRDKIQWRIHINGIRGKSTVTRYTTAVFREAGYHTFGKTTGSAARIIRPNGEDYDFKRKGYANVNEQVKILKSFCRQKAQAVVLECMAVNPVYAKWLEEKVMRSHIGIITNVRYDHPDYMGETLEEIAESLSKTIPQKGIVITSETEAKLLNILWRNAKKKNSLLIVANKHQVKPEDMEGFSHFAHEENVSIGYEIAKILKLPIDRALTAMKSAVADPGAFNIEYIQFNRYTLAWANLFAINDRESFIEVCLKLFKQLSSYKKVVLLNNRHDRPTRVELFASIARDLKFERVITLGDYETAVNKIFALERSKIINLGYSTKFKNASAVELLNQIVSGIDNDKVVIVGAVNIHTIQAEELLHFFAEQAKVDVRSQTDLSSTNSTEVTINV from the coding sequence GTGACTATTTTTCTGCTATTTTTCATTAGCTTTTATTGCTACGTGTTGTGGATTTTATTTGATAACTTCAAATTTAGAAAACAACGAGACAAAATCCAATGGCGGATACATATTAACGGCATTAGAGGAAAATCAACTGTCACGAGATACACGACAGCAGTTTTTAGAGAAGCTGGCTATCACACTTTTGGGAAAACAACGGGTAGTGCTGCGAGAATTATTCGACCAAATGGAGAAGATTACGACTTTAAACGTAAAGGCTATGCCAATGTCAACGAGCAAGTCAAAATTTTAAAAAGCTTTTGCCGCCAGAAAGCGCAAGCCGTAGTCCTCGAATGCATGGCTGTTAACCCTGTTTATGCTAAATGGTTGGAGGAAAAAGTTATGCGATCGCACATTGGAATTATTACTAACGTGCGCTACGATCATCCCGATTACATGGGCGAAACTTTAGAAGAGATTGCTGAATCCTTGTCTAAAACTATCCCTCAAAAAGGCATTGTAATTACATCAGAAACAGAAGCTAAATTACTCAATATACTATGGAGAAATGCCAAAAAGAAAAACTCTTTACTGATAGTTGCTAACAAGCATCAAGTAAAACCTGAAGACATGGAAGGTTTTTCTCATTTTGCTCATGAAGAAAATGTTTCCATCGGCTATGAAATTGCCAAGATTTTGAAACTACCTATAGATAGAGCTTTAACAGCAATGAAATCAGCAGTGGCAGACCCAGGAGCTTTTAACATTGAATACATTCAATTTAACCGCTACACGCTCGCTTGGGCAAACCTATTTGCTATTAACGATCGCGAAAGTTTTATTGAGGTTTGTTTAAAATTATTTAAACAACTTTCTAGCTATAAGAAGGTAGTTTTATTAAACAATCGTCATGACCGTCCAACTAGAGTTGAACTATTTGCTAGTATAGCACGCGATCTCAAGTTTGAACGTGTAATTACATTGGGAGACTATGAAACAGCAGTAAATAAAATATTTGCACTAGAGCGAAGTAAAATAATCAATCTAGGCTATTCTACAAAATTTAAGAATGCCTCAGCTGTAGAACTTTTGAATCAAATTGTCAGCGGCATAGATAATGATAAAGTTGTAATTGTAGGAGCCGTAAATATACACACGATTCAAGCAGAAGAGCTTTTGCATTTTTTTGCAGAACAAGCAAAAGTAGACGTGCGATCGCAGACAGATTTATCTTCAACCAACTCTACCGAAGTAACTATCAATGTTTGA